Proteins found in one Microbacterium sp. SSM24 genomic segment:
- a CDS encoding DUF5302 domain-containing protein has protein sequence MSTDEKPASAASDEMKRKFKEALDKKNSHHREGEAHMDGDSSIHGTHGAVTKREFRRKSG, from the coding sequence ATGAGCACCGACGAGAAGCCGGCCAGCGCGGCATCCGATGAGATGAAGCGCAAGTTCAAGGAAGCACTCGACAAGAAGAACTCGCATCACCGCGAGGGCGAGGCGCACATGGACGGCGACTCGTCGATCCACGGCACGCACGGCGCCGTGACCAAGCGCGAGTTCCGCCGCAAGAGCGGATAG
- a CDS encoding polyribonucleotide nucleotidyltransferase, whose translation MEGPEITAAEAVLDNGRFGTRTVRFETGRLAQQAQGAVAAYLDEETMLLSATSAGKSPREGFDFFPLTVDVEERSYAAGKIPGSFFRREGRPSTEAILVCRLIDRPLRPSFVDGLRNEVQIVVTVLSIAPGEFYDALAINAASLSTQISGLPFSGPIAGVRLALIPGHGENADQWIAFPTVSQLEEAVFDLIVAGRVLPDGDVAIMMVEAEATEHSWNLIKAGATKPSEEIVSQGLEASKPFIKQLVEAQNAVASTAAKEVREYPVFLPYSQETYDFVAGRAYDKLVPIYQIADKQDRQNADDELKDAVKAELLAAVESGELPAVATLEFSAAYKSVTKTIVRGRILAEGVRMDGRGLADIRPLDAEVQVIPRVHGSAIFQRGETQILGVTTLNMLKMEQQIDSLSPVTHKRYMHHYNFPPYSTGETGRVGSPKRREIGHGFLAERALVPVLPSREEFPYAIRQVSEALGSNGSTSMGSVCASTLSLLNAGVPLRAPVAGIAMGLVTDQVDGQTRYAALTDILGAEDALGDMDFKVAGTSEFVTAIQLDTKLDGIPSSVLAAALTQAKEARLTILGVLNAAIDGPDEMAPTAPRVISVQIPVDKIGELIGPKGKTINAIQDETGAQISIEEDGTVYIGAVDGPSAEAARAQVNAIANPTNPEVGEQFLGTVVKIATFGAFISLLPGKDGLLHVSEVRKLAGGKRVENVEDVLGVGQKILVKITKIDDRGKLSLEPVLEEAADQEGSAAASEGPGDAPAEG comes from the coding sequence TTGGAAGGTCCTGAAATCACCGCCGCCGAAGCCGTCCTCGACAACGGACGCTTCGGCACCCGCACCGTCCGGTTCGAGACCGGACGACTCGCCCAGCAGGCGCAGGGTGCAGTCGCCGCCTACCTCGACGAGGAGACGATGCTCCTGTCGGCCACCAGCGCCGGCAAGTCGCCCCGCGAGGGCTTCGACTTCTTCCCGCTGACCGTCGACGTCGAAGAGCGCTCGTACGCCGCGGGCAAGATCCCCGGCTCGTTCTTCCGTCGTGAGGGCCGCCCCTCGACCGAGGCGATCCTCGTGTGCCGTCTCATCGACCGCCCGCTGCGTCCGTCGTTCGTCGACGGTCTCCGCAACGAGGTGCAGATCGTCGTCACGGTGCTCTCGATCGCGCCCGGCGAGTTCTACGACGCGCTCGCCATCAACGCGGCGTCGCTGTCGACCCAGATCTCCGGTCTGCCGTTCTCGGGCCCGATCGCCGGCGTGCGCCTCGCGCTCATCCCCGGCCACGGCGAGAACGCCGACCAGTGGATCGCGTTCCCGACCGTGTCCCAGCTCGAGGAGGCCGTCTTCGACCTCATCGTCGCCGGACGCGTCCTGCCCGACGGTGACGTCGCGATCATGATGGTCGAGGCCGAGGCCACCGAGCACAGCTGGAACCTGATCAAGGCCGGCGCGACCAAGCCCAGCGAGGAGATCGTCTCGCAGGGTCTGGAGGCGTCCAAGCCGTTCATCAAGCAGCTCGTCGAGGCGCAGAACGCCGTGGCGAGCACCGCCGCCAAGGAGGTCCGCGAGTACCCGGTCTTCCTGCCCTACAGCCAGGAGACGTACGACTTCGTCGCCGGCCGCGCCTACGACAAGCTCGTCCCGATCTACCAGATCGCCGACAAGCAGGACCGCCAGAACGCCGATGACGAGCTCAAGGATGCCGTCAAGGCCGAGCTCCTCGCCGCCGTCGAGTCGGGTGAGCTGCCGGCCGTCGCGACGCTGGAGTTCAGCGCCGCGTACAAGTCGGTGACCAAGACGATCGTCCGCGGTCGCATCCTGGCCGAGGGCGTCCGCATGGACGGCCGTGGCCTCGCCGACATCCGTCCGCTCGACGCCGAGGTGCAGGTCATCCCGCGCGTCCACGGCTCGGCGATCTTCCAGCGCGGAGAGACCCAGATCCTGGGCGTCACCACGCTGAACATGCTCAAGATGGAGCAGCAGATCGACTCGCTGTCGCCGGTGACGCACAAGCGCTACATGCACCACTACAACTTCCCGCCGTACTCGACCGGTGAGACCGGTCGCGTGGGCAGTCCCAAGCGTCGCGAGATCGGGCACGGCTTCCTGGCCGAGCGCGCACTCGTGCCGGTGCTGCCGAGCCGCGAGGAGTTCCCGTACGCGATCCGCCAGGTGTCCGAGGCTCTCGGCTCGAACGGCTCGACGTCGATGGGTTCGGTCTGCGCCTCCACCCTGTCGCTGCTCAACGCCGGTGTGCCGCTGCGCGCGCCCGTAGCGGGCATCGCAATGGGCCTCGTCACCGACCAGGTGGACGGTCAGACCCGCTACGCGGCCCTGACCGACATCCTCGGCGCCGAGGACGCGCTGGGCGACATGGACTTCAAGGTCGCCGGCACGAGCGAGTTCGTCACGGCGATCCAGCTCGACACGAAGCTCGACGGCATCCCGTCGTCGGTGCTCGCGGCCGCGCTGACCCAGGCCAAGGAGGCCCGCCTCACGATCCTCGGCGTGCTCAACGCCGCCATCGACGGCCCCGACGAGATGGCGCCCACCGCGCCGCGCGTCATCAGCGTGCAGATCCCGGTCGACAAGATCGGCGAGCTCATCGGGCCCAAGGGCAAGACGATCAACGCCATCCAGGACGAGACCGGCGCGCAGATCTCCATCGAGGAGGACGGCACCGTCTACATCGGCGCGGTCGACGGCCCGTCGGCCGAGGCCGCCCGTGCCCAGGTCAACGCGATCGCCAACCCCACCAACCCCGAGGTGGGCGAGCAGTTCCTCGGCACGGTCGTGAAGATCGCGACCTTCGGCGCGTTCATCTCGCTCCTGCCCGGCAAGGACGGCCTGCTGCACGTCAGCGAGGTCCGCAAGCTCGCCGGCGGCAAGCGCGTGGAGAACGTCGAGGACGTGCTCGGCGTGGGCCAGAAGATCCTCGTCAAGATCACGAAGATCGACGACCGCGGCAAGCTGTCGCTGGAGCCGGTGCTCGAAGAGGCAGCGGACCAGGAAGGCTCCGCCGCCGCGAGCGAAGGCCCGGGAGACGCTCCCGCCGAAGGCTGA
- a CDS encoding aldo/keto reductase yields MAVFGVGSTLSSQSAQVGAPLGVHPSAPIPVQGPSIGTSVRVALGESGFDVFPLILGGAEFGWNVDLESSHAILDTYAELGGNAVHTSDSFSSGRSEHIIGQWIHSRGLRDEVVLAVRVGGHADNPGLGSVNLIRSVEASLTRLRTDRIDVLYLDATTDTTSALEDTLATAEWLVETGKVRTIGAVGYTPAQLVEARIYSSAGFPRITVLDVPFNVLRRHEFDSDLRLVAGAQGMAVTPSHALEHGFLAGRQRTRLRGALSVRGAQIAANLNRRGSRTLRALDAVGSELGVPDAAVALGWLLAQKLVTAPIVNAYAPQHVEELVQGVGVRLSRAQLADIARAAE; encoded by the coding sequence ATGGCTGTCTTCGGCGTTGGATCGACGCTCTCTTCGCAGAGCGCTCAGGTCGGTGCGCCCCTGGGCGTGCATCCGTCCGCGCCGATCCCCGTGCAGGGGCCGTCGATCGGCACCAGCGTGCGTGTCGCCCTCGGCGAGAGCGGATTCGACGTGTTCCCGCTGATCCTGGGCGGAGCGGAGTTCGGGTGGAACGTCGACCTCGAGTCCAGCCACGCCATCCTCGACACCTACGCCGAGCTCGGCGGCAATGCCGTGCACACGTCCGACAGCTTCTCCTCGGGCCGCAGCGAGCACATCATCGGCCAGTGGATCCACTCGCGCGGTCTGCGCGACGAGGTCGTTCTGGCGGTGCGGGTCGGCGGACACGCCGACAATCCTGGGCTCGGATCCGTCAACCTGATCCGGTCGGTGGAGGCGTCGCTCACGCGACTGCGCACCGACCGCATCGACGTGCTCTACCTCGACGCGACGACCGACACGACGTCGGCCCTCGAAGACACGCTCGCCACGGCGGAATGGCTGGTCGAGACCGGAAAGGTCCGCACGATCGGGGCGGTCGGCTATACGCCCGCGCAGCTGGTCGAAGCGCGCATCTACTCGTCCGCCGGCTTCCCGCGCATCACCGTGCTCGACGTGCCGTTCAACGTGCTGCGGCGACACGAGTTCGACTCCGACCTTCGCCTCGTCGCCGGGGCGCAGGGCATGGCCGTGACACCCTCGCACGCTCTTGAGCACGGCTTCCTCGCCGGGCGGCAGCGCACGCGGCTGCGCGGGGCCCTGTCGGTGCGAGGAGCTCAGATCGCCGCCAACCTGAATCGACGGGGGAGTCGCACGCTGCGCGCGCTCGATGCCGTCGGCAGCGAGCTGGGGGTGCCCGACGCCGCGGTCGCGCTCGGGTGGCTGCTCGCTCAGAAGCTCGTCACGGCGCCGATCGTGAACGCGTACGCGCCACAGCACGTGGAAGAGCTCGTGCAGGGTGTGGGTGTGCGCCTGAGCCGTGCACAGCTGGCCGATATCGCCCGCGCAGCCGAATAG
- a CDS encoding histidine phosphatase family protein, whose amino-acid sequence MTHYIYLVRHGEHQDAEHGLVDGPLSPRGRRQASLLADRLSGVPFDAVWHSPLERASQTARAVQERMPSLQPEPSALLFDCVPTGMTDDTPSAFEPFFGSVTEAEVEAGRAQMADAVSEYLARKRGEVHELIITHNFVIAWFVREVLQAPEWRWMTLNQAHCGLTVIAQKQGRPWTLLSHNDLAHLPVELRTGLPEVYPV is encoded by the coding sequence GTGACGCACTACATCTACCTCGTGCGGCACGGTGAGCACCAGGATGCCGAGCACGGCCTCGTCGACGGACCCCTGTCGCCGCGCGGTCGGCGCCAGGCCTCGCTCCTCGCCGATCGTCTGTCGGGCGTGCCGTTCGACGCCGTGTGGCATTCGCCCCTGGAGCGGGCCAGCCAGACCGCGCGGGCCGTCCAGGAACGCATGCCGTCGTTGCAACCCGAACCGTCCGCCCTCCTCTTCGACTGCGTGCCGACGGGGATGACCGACGACACCCCGTCCGCCTTCGAGCCGTTCTTCGGCTCGGTCACCGAAGCCGAGGTCGAGGCCGGGCGCGCTCAGATGGCCGATGCGGTGAGCGAGTATCTCGCGCGCAAGCGCGGCGAGGTGCACGAGCTGATCATCACGCACAACTTCGTCATCGCGTGGTTCGTGCGCGAGGTGCTCCAGGCGCCCGAGTGGCGCTGGATGACCCTCAACCAGGCGCACTGCGGGCTCACGGTGATCGCGCAGAAGCAGGGGCGCCCGTGGACCCTCCTGTCGCACAACGACCTCGCGCACCTCCCGGTGGAGCTGCGCACCGGTCTTCCCGAGGTCTACCCGGTCTGA
- a CDS encoding GNAT family N-acetyltransferase, with protein sequence MAALRESPVDSPEAHELLAEYFQARTAGFADQDVAYTTTFPLPAAFVPPAGVFLVVVDDEGRAVGCGGIRHIADGPHGTRYEVKHLYLRPETRGRGWGRLLLDGLEEHARDLGARELVLDTHHSLEAAGVLYARSGFVAIEPYNDNPNASRWYGKALGDDAQTG encoded by the coding sequence GTGGCAGCACTGCGCGAATCCCCCGTCGACTCCCCCGAGGCGCACGAGCTCCTCGCCGAGTACTTCCAGGCACGCACGGCCGGCTTCGCCGACCAGGATGTCGCCTACACGACGACCTTCCCGCTGCCCGCCGCGTTCGTCCCGCCCGCGGGGGTGTTCCTGGTGGTCGTCGACGACGAGGGCCGCGCGGTCGGCTGCGGCGGCATCCGTCACATCGCCGACGGTCCGCACGGCACGCGCTACGAGGTCAAGCACCTCTACCTGCGCCCCGAGACCCGCGGCCGCGGCTGGGGACGCCTGCTGCTCGACGGGCTGGAGGAGCACGCGAGGGATCTCGGCGCGCGCGAGCTCGTACTCGACACCCACCACTCGCTCGAGGCCGCCGGCGTGCTCTATGCGCGCTCGGGGTTCGTCGCGATCGAGCCCTACAACGACAACCCGAACGCGTCCCGCTGGTACGGCAAGGCGCTCGGGGACGACGCTCAGACCGGGTAG
- the dapB gene encoding 4-hydroxy-tetrahydrodipicolinate reductase, with translation MTTRVAIVGGTGKLGGIIREVVEHEAGFEVAAVLTSRSELAELDGADLVIDASVPAVSIDVVRAAVERGINVLVGTSGWSAERIALVRPLVEAAGTGAVFIPNFSLGSVIGSALAAAAAPFFPSIEIVEAHRETKIDSPSGTAVRTAELIAAARAGVGPVESPHVDQRARGQQVASVPIHSLRRPGVVARQEAILSGAGESLTIVHDTVEPALAYGPGIRLALAAAKDATGVIVGLDSFLDIGLRRPGDAAAEHPVDEGGVPGQVARTTGA, from the coding sequence ATGACGACGCGCGTGGCCATCGTGGGAGGCACCGGCAAACTCGGCGGCATCATCCGTGAGGTGGTCGAGCACGAAGCGGGGTTCGAGGTGGCGGCCGTGCTGACGTCGCGCTCCGAGCTTGCTGAGCTCGACGGCGCCGATCTGGTCATCGACGCGTCGGTCCCCGCCGTGTCGATCGACGTCGTGCGCGCCGCCGTCGAGCGCGGCATCAACGTGCTCGTCGGAACATCCGGCTGGTCGGCCGAGCGCATCGCCCTCGTGCGCCCCCTCGTCGAGGCCGCCGGGACCGGTGCCGTCTTCATTCCGAACTTCTCGCTCGGCTCAGTGATCGGCTCGGCGCTCGCCGCGGCCGCCGCGCCGTTCTTCCCGTCTATCGAGATCGTCGAGGCGCATCGCGAGACCAAGATCGATTCGCCGAGCGGCACCGCCGTGCGCACGGCCGAGCTCATCGCCGCCGCGCGCGCCGGCGTCGGGCCGGTCGAGTCGCCCCACGTCGACCAACGTGCCCGCGGTCAGCAGGTCGCCAGCGTGCCGATCCACTCGCTGCGCCGCCCCGGCGTCGTGGCGCGCCAGGAGGCGATCCTCTCGGGAGCGGGAGAGTCGCTCACGATCGTGCACGACACCGTCGAACCGGCGCTCGCGTACGGACCCGGCATCCGTCTCGCCCTCGCGGCAGCGAAGGACGCCACCGGCGTGATCGTCGGCCTCGACAGCTTCCTCGACATCGGCCTGCGGCGTCCCGGCGACGCTGCCGCCGAGCATCCTGTCGACGAGGGCGGCGTGCCCGGACAGGTGGCGAGGACCACCGGCGCATGA
- a CDS encoding TIGR01777 family oxidoreductase: MVAGASGLIGSALVESLRADGVEVTLLVRHAPTAPDEVEWLTDDAPLDPGVLAGAEAVVGLNGASIGRFPWTPKYRHTLLWSRVTPTLAIARAVRELGTDAPHFVSASAVGYYGSAPRRRLDETSPRGETFLADLCGEWETAAGAAGDDARISMLRTAPIVHRDGVLKPLMILTDLGVSGPIGKGTQAWPWISLEDEIRAIRHVIDAGLTGPVNLTGPNRATANDLGFALAVRRNRPFLLRAPVWAMRTVLGPDATEALLTTDADVAPAVLEASGFTFLHRTVEEAVAAAVPAAD, from the coding sequence GTGGTGGCGGGCGCGTCGGGACTGATCGGGTCGGCGCTCGTCGAGAGTCTCCGCGCCGACGGCGTCGAGGTGACACTTCTCGTGCGTCACGCGCCCACGGCCCCCGACGAGGTCGAATGGCTGACGGACGACGCTCCGCTCGACCCCGGGGTGCTGGCCGGCGCGGAGGCGGTCGTCGGGCTCAACGGCGCGAGCATCGGCCGCTTCCCCTGGACGCCGAAGTACCGCCACACGCTGCTCTGGTCGCGCGTGACCCCCACGCTCGCGATCGCGCGCGCCGTGCGGGAACTGGGGACGGATGCTCCGCACTTCGTCTCCGCGTCCGCTGTCGGGTACTACGGCTCGGCGCCGCGACGCCGCCTGGACGAGACCTCACCCCGCGGGGAGACCTTCCTCGCCGATCTGTGCGGCGAGTGGGAGACCGCGGCAGGGGCGGCCGGAGACGACGCTCGGATCTCGATGCTCCGCACGGCGCCGATCGTCCATCGGGACGGCGTGCTCAAGCCCCTCATGATTCTCACGGACCTCGGCGTGAGCGGGCCGATCGGCAAGGGGACCCAGGCCTGGCCGTGGATCTCACTGGAGGACGAGATACGAGCCATCCGCCACGTCATCGACGCGGGCCTCACCGGCCCGGTCAACCTCACGGGGCCGAATCGCGCCACCGCCAACGACCTCGGGTTCGCCCTCGCCGTGCGACGGAACCGCCCGTTCCTGCTGCGAGCGCCGGTGTGGGCGATGCGGACCGTGCTGGGCCCGGACGCCACCGAGGCCCTCCTGACGACCGATGCGGATGTCGCGCCCGCCGTGCTCGAGGCATCCGGGTTCACCTTCCTTCACCGCACCGTCGAGGAAGCCGTCGCTGCGGCAGTCCCTGCGGCGGACTGA
- a CDS encoding OsmC family peroxiredoxin: protein MTVTSEATTAWKGGLFDGSGEVTFVSSGLGTFDVNWKARSEGSTTTTTPEELIAAAHASCFSMAFSLALAENGTPPESIDTTASVTFKPGTGITGSHLNVNAVVPGLEPEDFERLAQEAKAGCPVSQALAGIDITLEATLA, encoded by the coding sequence ATGACGGTCACGAGCGAAGCCACCACCGCCTGGAAGGGCGGCCTCTTCGACGGATCCGGCGAGGTGACCTTCGTGTCGTCGGGCCTGGGCACCTTCGATGTGAACTGGAAGGCCCGCAGCGAAGGGTCCACCACCACCACGACGCCGGAAGAGCTCATCGCCGCCGCTCACGCATCGTGCTTCAGCATGGCCTTCTCGCTCGCGCTCGCCGAGAACGGCACCCCTCCCGAGTCGATCGACACGACGGCATCCGTCACCTTCAAGCCGGGCACCGGCATCACCGGCAGCCACCTGAACGTCAACGCGGTCGTCCCCGGACTCGAGCCCGAGGATTTCGAGCGGCTCGCCCAGGAGGCCAAGGCCGGCTGCCCTGTCTCGCAGGCGCTCGCCGGCATCGACATCACGCTCGAGGCGACGCTTGCCTGA
- a CDS encoding DUF4395 domain-containing protein gives MSRNPDAPAPRGIDPRGPRFVAGITALLLLIDVFLGLTGLSTAYGAAAFGWFGYEPVTPLFGSWLLPEASLAERVLDPAFLLLLVIGLLFLWGVLSPRTAPWAVLYRKAVAPRLKPPTELEDPRPPRFAQGVGLFVATLGLVLQLFGVPWALTIAAAMAFVAAFLNAAFGLCLGCQLYLLLQRVGIVGRARPASA, from the coding sequence ATGTCTAGGAACCCGGATGCTCCCGCCCCGCGCGGCATCGACCCCCGAGGTCCCCGCTTCGTCGCCGGGATCACGGCGCTCCTCCTTCTGATCGATGTGTTCCTCGGGCTCACCGGGCTCTCCACGGCGTACGGCGCGGCGGCGTTCGGCTGGTTCGGCTATGAGCCCGTGACGCCGCTCTTCGGGAGCTGGCTTCTGCCGGAGGCGTCGCTCGCCGAACGCGTGCTCGACCCCGCATTCCTCCTGCTGCTGGTGATCGGCCTCCTCTTCCTGTGGGGCGTGCTCTCGCCGCGGACCGCCCCGTGGGCCGTGCTCTACCGCAAGGCGGTGGCGCCACGCCTGAAGCCCCCGACCGAGCTCGAGGATCCTCGCCCGCCGCGCTTCGCGCAGGGTGTCGGACTCTTCGTGGCGACGCTGGGCCTCGTGCTGCAGCTGTTCGGTGTGCCGTGGGCGCTCACGATCGCGGCGGCGATGGCTTTCGTCGCGGCGTTCCTCAATGCCGCGTTCGGTCTGTGCCTCGGCTGCCAGCTCTACCTGCTTCTGCAGCGCGTCGGCATCGTCGGCCGCGCCCGCCCCGCCTCGGCCTGA
- a CDS encoding TlpA family protein disulfide reductase: MNLVTALVAIALLLAVTVGVGVYLRWAQSRPQRHVPHEVVEPERLGADGLGEVATLLQFSTELCARCPGVHRTLASIADAHDGVRHLDVDLTHRPDIAKHFHVLQTPTTLVLDREGVVQTRFGGTPSREVLELELNRLISEDANV; encoded by the coding sequence GTGAACCTCGTCACCGCGCTCGTCGCCATCGCCCTGCTCCTGGCGGTGACCGTCGGCGTCGGCGTGTACCTGCGCTGGGCGCAGTCGCGGCCTCAGCGTCACGTGCCGCACGAGGTCGTCGAGCCCGAGCGCCTCGGCGCCGACGGACTCGGCGAGGTCGCCACCCTCCTGCAGTTCAGCACCGAGCTGTGTGCGCGCTGTCCCGGAGTGCACCGCACCCTCGCGTCGATCGCCGACGCCCACGACGGCGTGCGGCATCTCGACGTCGACCTCACGCATCGGCCCGACATCGCGAAGCACTTCCATGTGCTCCAGACGCCCACGACTCTCGTGCTCGACCGCGAAGGCGTCGTCCAGACCCGTTTCGGCGGCACCCCCAGCCGCGAGGTGCTCGAACTCGAACTGAACCGACTGATCTCGGAGGACGCCAATGTCTAG
- a CDS encoding thymidylate synthase, whose protein sequence is MAAVTGAIATPYEDLLRDVLESGTHKDDRTGTGTTSAFGRQIRFDLSQGFPLITTKRVHFKSIAYELLWFLRGESNVRWLQENGVTIWDEWADGDGELGPVYGVQWRSWPTPDGAHIDQISQVIDQIRANPDSRRLLVSAWNPADIPDMALAPCHAMFQFYVADGRLSCQLYQRSADLFLGVPFNIASYALLTLMVAQQTGLEPGDFVWTGGDCHIYDNHLDQVREQLTRDPYPYPTLRFARKPESIFDYAFEDFVVEDYQHHPAIRAAVAV, encoded by the coding sequence GTGGCAGCCGTGACCGGCGCCATCGCGACTCCCTACGAAGACCTCCTGCGTGACGTGCTCGAGAGCGGCACGCACAAAGACGACCGCACCGGCACCGGGACAACGAGCGCCTTCGGGCGCCAGATCCGCTTCGACCTGTCGCAGGGCTTCCCTCTCATCACGACGAAGCGGGTGCACTTCAAGTCGATCGCGTACGAGCTGCTGTGGTTCCTCCGGGGCGAGTCCAACGTGCGCTGGCTGCAGGAGAACGGTGTCACGATCTGGGACGAATGGGCCGACGGCGACGGCGAGCTGGGCCCCGTCTACGGCGTGCAGTGGCGGTCGTGGCCGACGCCGGACGGCGCGCACATCGACCAGATCTCGCAGGTCATCGACCAGATCCGCGCGAACCCCGACTCCCGGCGCCTGCTCGTCTCGGCCTGGAACCCCGCCGACATCCCCGATATGGCGCTCGCACCGTGTCACGCGATGTTCCAGTTCTACGTCGCCGACGGACGCCTGTCGTGCCAGCTCTACCAGCGCAGCGCGGACCTCTTCCTCGGGGTGCCGTTCAACATCGCCTCGTACGCGCTGCTGACGCTCATGGTCGCCCAGCAGACCGGTCTGGAGCCGGGCGACTTCGTCTGGACCGGCGGCGACTGCCACATCTACGACAACCACCTCGACCAGGTTCGCGAGCAGCTCACGCGCGACCCCTACCCGTACCCCACGCTGCGCTTCGCGCGGAAGCCGGAGTCGATCTTCGACTACGCATTCGAGGACTTCGTCGTCGAGGACTACCAGCACCACCCGGCGATCCGCGCGGCGGTCGCGGTATGA
- a CDS encoding dihydrofolate reductase, producing MTARIGLVWAEASGGVIGAQGGMPWHVPEDLAHFKEVTAGAPVVMGRRTWESLPDRFRPLPGRRNLVVTRSDDWAAPGAERAPSLEEALATAAETAPEWIWIIGGGELFRESIESADRLEVTELDLEVDGDTFAPDRADWHTVDVQPAGGWSTSRSGIRYRFLRLERPA from the coding sequence ATGACGGCACGCATCGGCCTCGTGTGGGCCGAGGCGTCCGGTGGCGTCATCGGAGCGCAGGGCGGCATGCCCTGGCACGTGCCGGAAGACCTGGCGCACTTCAAGGAGGTCACGGCCGGCGCCCCCGTCGTCATGGGCCGCAGGACGTGGGAGTCGCTGCCCGACCGGTTCCGGCCGCTTCCCGGGAGGCGCAACCTCGTCGTGACGCGCAGCGATGACTGGGCGGCTCCCGGCGCGGAACGGGCGCCGTCCCTCGAAGAGGCCCTCGCGACGGCAGCGGAGACCGCGCCCGAGTGGATCTGGATCATCGGGGGCGGCGAGCTCTTCCGCGAGAGCATCGAGTCGGCGGATCGCCTCGAGGTGACCGAGCTCGACCTCGAGGTCGACGGCGACACCTTCGCGCCGGATCGCGCGGACTGGCACACCGTCGACGTGCAGCCTGCCGGGGGCTGGAGCACGTCGAGGAGCGGCATCCGCTACCGCTTCCTCCGGCTGGAGCGACCGGCCTAG